The segment CCGTGGTCTCCGTCCATCGAGACGACGCCATCTTTGAGTTTGCCTTTGGCTTTGTGCATTTCCATGCCGCGCGACCAACCTTCGCCCGGCAGTCCGCCCGGATAGCCGACTCCTTCGAACTCGCCGTCACCCAGCGCAATGACCTGGGCGCCAAACGGGACTTCGTTGCCGTCGACGATCAGCTTGCCGACGTATTCGCCTTGGATTTCGTAGTCGACGCCGGCTTCTTTGGGATTGGTAAAGGTCGGGGAATCATCGGCGGCACGAGCGAGGCCGACGGTCGCCAGCGAGAGAAGGCCGGCCAGCGCAATGCGAGTGAGGTCCAATTTCATGGGGTGGTCTCTGGGGTGGGCAGGTGAAAACAAGGGAAAAAACGGGAACAGAACTGCCTATTGTGCCTTGCCCAATAAAGCGACGCAACCAAACCGATTACGGCGTCTGGCGAAATTACCCCGCCTTTTTGGCCGCTTTCGCCAAGTCCCGAATCCGCTGCACCATGTTATAGAAGCCGTTGGCCCGCGACGGAGTGATCGTCTGGGCCAAGCCGATCTGCTCGAAGAGCGCTTCCAGGTCGAAGGAGAGGATCTCTTCCGGCGTTTGATAGGAGAGGAGCATTGCTAGGAGCGCAGCCAGGCCTTTGACGATCTGGGCGTCGCTATCTGCCAGAAAATAGAGCTGCTTGCCGTCGGCGGTTGCCTGCGGAACGAGCCAGACCTGGCTTTGGCACCCTTGGACGCGATAGGCCTCGACCTTGTAGGCGTCATCGAGCGGAGGCATCTGCCGACCGAGTTCGATCAGATATTGAAAACGATCCATAGGATCGTCATAAAACTCAAACTCATCGA is part of the Blastopirellula sediminis genome and harbors:
- a CDS encoding SufE family protein encodes the protein MMKAPDPFLWEKQARVSDIPRLTAAELIDEFEFYDDPMDRFQYLIELGRQMPPLDDAYKVEAYRVQGCQSQVWLVPQATADGKQLYFLADSDAQIVKGLAALLAMLLSYQTPEEILSFDLEALFEQIGLAQTITPSRANGFYNMVQRIRDLAKAAKKAG